The following proteins come from a genomic window of Pirellula staleyi DSM 6068:
- the aat gene encoding leucyl/phenylalanyl-tRNA--protein transferase, producing MWFLKRSTKFPPAEKAAADGLLLVGGTLSIDWLLAAYRAGAFPMPDDSRTIFRTSWYSPDPRAIIPLGQLRKSSRLCRKLRQREYHVSIDQAFADVIAGCAGPRRKETGVWLTPRMQRAYLAMHGAGHAHSIEVWLDGQLIGGTYGVAIGGLFAAESMFSRVSDGSKIALMFLEQTLLERGFQLLDVQWINDHTRSLGATEIPRAEYLQRLRAALDSSASLAPLAPALFRGPTS from the coding sequence ATGTGGTTTCTTAAGCGATCAACGAAGTTTCCTCCCGCAGAAAAAGCTGCTGCCGACGGCTTGCTGCTTGTGGGGGGAACTCTGTCGATCGACTGGCTTCTGGCGGCCTATCGCGCCGGCGCATTTCCGATGCCCGACGACAGCCGAACGATCTTTCGCACTTCGTGGTATTCGCCCGATCCGCGCGCGATCATTCCCCTCGGTCAGCTACGGAAATCGTCCCGATTATGCCGCAAACTGCGGCAGCGAGAGTACCATGTTTCGATCGACCAAGCATTTGCCGACGTGATCGCCGGCTGTGCGGGACCACGCCGCAAAGAGACCGGGGTGTGGCTCACGCCCCGGATGCAGCGGGCCTACCTGGCGATGCACGGGGCGGGACATGCCCACAGCATCGAGGTGTGGCTCGACGGCCAACTGATCGGCGGGACTTACGGCGTCGCGATCGGTGGTTTGTTCGCTGCCGAGTCGATGTTCTCGCGCGTGAGTGATGGCTCGAAGATCGCCCTGATGTTCCTCGAGCAAACACTGCTCGAGCGCGGGTTTCAACTACTCGACGTGCAGTGGATCAACGACCACACGCGAAGCCTCGGTGCAACGGAAATTCCACGCGCCGAATATCTTCAGCGACTTCGCGCGGCACTCGACAGCAGTGCCAGTCTGGCCCCGCTCGCTCCGGCTCTATTTCGTGGTCCCACTTCCTAG
- a CDS encoding trypsin-like peptidase domain-containing protein, translating to MDERSDYRQPIPSKIPPATGIGSGLPIHQTTGWNTQEPITTHEPGESSRPSGAHDFASIRQAVRAASSSPDESSDAAAANLVGVSASPWDETSADREVLRVKLAWAKLMWLMAFLMVLLAVSYLVPFIAENTQYAITRGKQRAEYDFAKQHLAGDPLAQMSQAYQMVSQRVSPSVVHINTIASGSDVYLPTLSLQSPSRSRMPAEGQGSGFIVDAGGYVVTNYHVIRDAQRIQVALSDGRRVEGQIIGYDKETDLAVLKIKADKLIAAQWANSDDVNVGSLVWAVGSPFGLERSITSGILSAKHRAGLAGTPYQDFLQSDAAVNPGNSGGPLVDIQGRVLGVNTAIVGDAYQGISFAVPSNVAREVFERLRDDGLVRRGWLGVALDVPDREEAIKAGSTEGNGALVSQVVDGDGMQSPAAKAGIESGDIVIRWNDTPVDAPATLSNLVARTPVGSTASVVIARGGQQSTVEVVVGLRPSP from the coding sequence GTGGACGAGCGGAGCGATTATCGCCAGCCAATCCCCTCGAAAATCCCTCCAGCAACAGGGATAGGTAGCGGGCTTCCCATCCACCAAACAACGGGGTGGAATACGCAAGAGCCGATCACGACTCACGAACCGGGGGAGAGCAGCCGACCTTCGGGGGCTCACGATTTTGCCTCGATTCGTCAGGCTGTTCGAGCGGCCAGTAGTTCGCCCGATGAATCGAGTGACGCGGCTGCGGCCAATCTAGTCGGGGTGAGTGCCTCCCCTTGGGACGAAACCTCAGCCGACCGGGAAGTGCTACGCGTGAAACTCGCCTGGGCCAAGCTGATGTGGCTGATGGCCTTTCTGATGGTGCTTCTCGCGGTTAGCTATCTTGTGCCGTTTATCGCCGAGAATACCCAGTATGCCATCACGCGCGGCAAGCAGCGTGCGGAATACGATTTCGCCAAGCAGCATCTCGCGGGCGATCCTCTCGCGCAGATGTCGCAGGCATATCAGATGGTTTCGCAGCGCGTGAGTCCCAGTGTGGTGCATATCAACACGATTGCGTCGGGCAGCGACGTCTATTTGCCGACTTTGTCGCTGCAAAGTCCCAGCCGCAGCCGGATGCCAGCGGAAGGGCAGGGCTCGGGATTTATTGTTGATGCTGGCGGCTATGTGGTGACAAATTATCACGTCATTCGCGACGCCCAGCGTATTCAAGTGGCACTGAGCGATGGCCGTCGGGTCGAAGGTCAAATTATTGGCTACGATAAAGAGACCGATCTGGCGGTGTTGAAGATCAAGGCCGACAAGCTGATTGCCGCTCAGTGGGCTAATAGCGACGATGTGAACGTTGGGTCGCTTGTTTGGGCGGTTGGTAGCCCCTTCGGGCTGGAGCGGAGCATCACCTCGGGGATTTTGAGCGCGAAGCATCGGGCTGGTCTCGCGGGAACTCCTTATCAAGACTTTCTGCAATCCGATGCTGCGGTGAATCCTGGGAACAGCGGAGGTCCGCTGGTCGACATTCAAGGCCGCGTTCTCGGCGTGAACACGGCGATTGTGGGGGACGCCTATCAGGGGATCAGCTTTGCGGTTCCGAGCAACGTGGCACGCGAGGTGTTTGAGCGTCTGCGCGACGATGGCCTCGTGCGCCGAGGCTGGCTTGGTGTCGCGCTCGATGTTCCTGATCGCGAAGAGGCTATCAAAGCGGGGTCTACTGAAGGAAATGGAGCGCTCGTGAGCCAAGTGGTTGATGGCGATGGGATGCAGTCTCCTGCCGCCAAAGCGGGGATCGAGTCGGGTGATATTGTGATTCGCTGGAACGATACTCCGGTCGATGCCCCCGCGACCCTCAGCAATTTGGTCGCTCGCACCCCTGTCGGTTCGACCGCTTCAGTGGTGATTGCTCGCGGAGGCCAACAATCCACCGTCGAAGTGGTAGTCGGGCTCCGGCCTTCCCCTTAA
- a CDS encoding lysophospholipid acyltransferase family protein: MVRRLGQYAVYLMVRVVISIIQALSLDAAAAVARTLAWLLCDVVRLRRRLVDENLAASFPEKSVSERAQIARAQYEHLLLLAFEIAHAPRKIHETNWRKFVTIHRKRELVSAMLAPRPRVIVTAHFGNFEIAGFMSGLLGIPTFTVARTLDNPYLDDYLNQFRELKGQFILPKVGSAPQADAVLAMEGTLVLLGDHHAGPKGCWVEFMNRPASCHKAVALFTLLSGAPMIVTYCRRLGKPLQFELGLAGIQDPLVTSSELAGVKPLTQWYNSRLEEFIRDCPSQYWWVHNRWRDPPAKKKIKAAEPTASSDEPPARAA; the protein is encoded by the coding sequence ATGGTGAGGCGTCTGGGGCAATACGCTGTGTATCTGATGGTGCGAGTGGTCATTTCGATCATTCAGGCCCTGTCGCTCGACGCTGCTGCCGCTGTGGCCCGCACACTTGCTTGGTTGCTTTGCGATGTCGTTCGCCTTCGTCGCCGACTGGTCGACGAAAACCTCGCAGCCTCTTTTCCCGAGAAATCGGTGTCCGAGCGGGCACAAATTGCCCGCGCCCAGTACGAACATCTGCTGCTTTTGGCGTTCGAAATCGCTCACGCTCCGCGCAAGATTCACGAAACAAACTGGCGCAAGTTTGTGACGATCCATCGCAAACGAGAACTGGTGAGCGCGATGCTTGCCCCTCGGCCACGCGTGATTGTCACCGCCCACTTTGGCAACTTCGAAATCGCCGGTTTTATGAGCGGGCTGCTCGGAATTCCGACGTTCACCGTCGCACGCACGCTCGATAATCCCTACCTCGACGACTACCTGAATCAATTTCGCGAACTCAAAGGGCAGTTCATTCTTCCCAAGGTCGGCAGTGCGCCGCAGGCTGATGCGGTGCTCGCGATGGAGGGAACTTTGGTGCTGCTGGGGGATCACCATGCGGGGCCGAAAGGATGCTGGGTCGAGTTTATGAACCGCCCCGCGTCGTGCCACAAAGCGGTCGCTTTGTTTACGCTGCTCAGCGGCGCGCCGATGATCGTCACCTACTGTCGTCGACTCGGTAAGCCCTTGCAGTTCGAACTGGGACTAGCGGGCATTCAGGACCCGCTCGTAACTTCCAGCGAACTGGCTGGGGTCAAGCCACTCACGCAGTGGTACAATTCGCGGCTCGAAGAGTTCATTCGCGACTGCCCTTCGCAGTACTGGTGGGTACATAACCGCTGGCGCGATCCACCGGCGAAAAAGAAAATCAAAGCAGCCGAACCGACTGCCAGCAGCGACGAACCACCGGCCCGGGCGGCGTAG
- a CDS encoding Rieske 2Fe-2S domain-containing protein, whose translation MSDRWFAVARDEELPVGGARECVADGRIVAIFRTAEALYALDGICPHQGGPLGKGKLAGCIITCPWHGWQFDIATGQHQASKSIVHTRWLVKSEAGEIWVSPPDEAPA comes from the coding sequence TTGTCTGACCGCTGGTTTGCTGTCGCTCGCGACGAAGAACTTCCGGTGGGAGGTGCTCGTGAATGCGTTGCCGATGGCCGCATTGTGGCGATCTTTCGAACCGCTGAAGCCTTGTATGCACTCGATGGTATCTGCCCGCATCAGGGTGGACCGCTCGGCAAAGGCAAACTCGCCGGCTGCATCATCACTTGCCCGTGGCACGGCTGGCAATTCGATATAGCAACCGGCCAGCATCAGGCGAGCAAGTCGATTGTGCATACCCGCTGGCTCGTAAAATCCGAAGCAGGCGAAATCTGGGTTTCACCCCCCGATGAAGCGCCGGCATGA